Proteins from a single region of Candidatus Wallbacteria bacterium:
- a CDS encoding ABC transporter substrate-binding protein, translating to MIKLSLLLLFLASACAAAPDSLDKALFEHYVLYDWKAAASDYDSFLSSQTASMENQILEKARESYQKLLSDQEYDSSPAYGDSALLKIPGNPLTLNPLLAGDDASQEVIPFIFEWLLFWWPGEDPAPGLVDSWEISADRLECILHLRNGVKWHDGFEFSAEDVVFTYRMIMDPEFVSYYWTDLSVLESMEILDSYTVRAKYFGSSSGCFPQGLTFPVLPKHLLEGKNPAEAEFFLHPVGTGPFRFGQWLSDEQIVLDSFKDYYRGRPFLNHLILKIVPDDSAAFLMMLRDELDLKLLTPDQYLKQANSDEFRAHFRIYSYPTDCKFYCLEYFMFSPPLNDKKIRQALARAVDLREIKRQVFQDKGRINTSPFLFADWAYDESVKPYPFDPKAAADILAAAGWKDADSDGVLERGGIEFTLEVVIVPGDPINRFIAEMIRDYWIKIGVSATIAIPGRESRTDVLIGSWAPGDDQYDLWHSSSIPMEENGYSGCNLGGYANPEVDRLLELMRATNPAEKDKVGLICKKLQTIIHEDQPVLFICAPDDIWAVNRRFRGVSLEQGGGELDYSQLYVPMEFQKYSD from the coding sequence CAGCCAAACCGCAAGCATGGAAAACCAGATCCTGGAAAAGGCGCGGGAAAGTTACCAAAAACTGCTCAGCGATCAGGAATACGACAGCTCACCTGCTTACGGGGATTCCGCTCTGCTGAAGATCCCCGGAAATCCGCTTACTCTCAACCCGTTGCTGGCGGGTGACGATGCCTCCCAGGAAGTGATCCCGTTTATTTTCGAATGGCTTCTTTTCTGGTGGCCTGGAGAAGATCCTGCACCAGGTCTTGTGGACTCATGGGAGATTTCAGCAGACAGGCTGGAATGCATACTCCATCTGCGGAATGGAGTGAAATGGCATGACGGGTTTGAGTTCAGTGCTGAAGATGTCGTATTCACCTATAGAATGATAATGGATCCTGAATTCGTGAGTTATTACTGGACTGACCTGTCTGTGCTGGAATCCATGGAAATCCTCGACTCTTACACTGTGCGGGCAAAGTATTTCGGAAGTTCCAGCGGCTGTTTTCCTCAGGGCCTGACTTTTCCTGTACTCCCGAAGCATCTCCTTGAAGGTAAAAATCCAGCAGAGGCCGAATTCTTTCTGCATCCTGTAGGGACTGGACCTTTCCGTTTCGGGCAATGGCTGTCTGATGAGCAGATTGTGCTTGACTCGTTCAAGGATTACTACAGAGGCAGGCCTTTTCTGAATCACCTTATCCTGAAAATTGTTCCTGATGATTCCGCTGCGTTCCTGATGATGCTGAGAGATGAGCTGGACCTGAAGCTCCTTACCCCTGACCAGTATCTGAAACAGGCCAATTCCGACGAATTCAGGGCGCACTTCAGAATCTATTCGTATCCCACAGACTGCAAATTTTACTGTCTCGAGTACTTCATGTTCTCCCCCCCGCTTAACGATAAAAAGATACGCCAGGCGCTGGCCCGTGCCGTTGACCTGCGGGAGATCAAGAGACAGGTTTTCCAGGATAAGGGAAGGATCAACACCAGCCCATTTCTGTTTGCGGACTGGGCTTACGACGAATCGGTAAAACCCTATCCGTTCGATCCGAAGGCAGCGGCGGACATACTGGCTGCAGCTGGATGGAAAGACGCGGACAGCGACGGAGTCCTGGAACGCGGGGGGATTGAATTTACTCTGGAAGTAGTAATTGTTCCTGGAGATCCGATCAACAGATTCATTGCGGAAATGATCAGGGATTACTGGATAAAAATCGGTGTAAGTGCCACCATTGCGATTCCGGGAAGAGAGAGCAGGACCGACGTTCTCATAGGCAGCTGGGCGCCCGGTGATGATCAGTACGATCTCTGGCATTCCTCCAGCATCCCCATGGAGGAAAACGGATACTCAGGATGCAACCTGGGAGGATATGCGAATCCAGAAGTCGACAGACTGCTGGAGCTCATGCGCGCGACCAACCCTGCGGAAAAGGACAAAGTGGGCTTGATCTGCAAAAAGCTCCAGACCATCATTCACGAGGATCAGCCTGTGTTGTTCATCTGTGCGCCCGACGACATCTGGGCTGTGAACAGGCGCTTCCGTGGAGTTTCACTGGAGCAGGGCGGAGGCGAACTGGATTACTCGCAGCTGTATGTTCCCATGGAGTTTCAGAAATACAGCGACTAA
- the hrcA gene encoding heat-inducible transcriptional repressor HrcA, translating to MQNEKDKNIPSSLTERQKRILKEIIDEYISGAEPIASRDLAKPGRISFSSATIRNEMMELEDQGYLTQPHTSAGRIPTPQAYRFYIDYLMELEELTREEEKKIEEIRKEYESKRQKIKEVLKNASHLLTEITSLPGLSLMPTFSRTLFKKLQMVTLGEGKILLLLLTREGLVENLIIKIDSEISQERLEVLSQRLNQKPGFCLAELKTEIELIFHEEQEHYQRALQNIASALSDKIEGLGNQEIMFEGASSMMKLPEFQDTKKLEMIFKLIEEKEELIKLLNDCITSEGVQVIIGNERNAEKFRDLTFISAPFRVSPNTCGSIGIIGPNRIQYGRIITAVSEISKKLSEILEKL from the coding sequence ATGCAGAACGAAAAAGATAAAAACATTCCTTCCTCCCTGACCGAGCGCCAGAAACGCATACTCAAGGAAATTATCGATGAGTATATATCCGGTGCGGAGCCTATTGCCTCGCGGGATCTCGCCAAACCTGGCCGGATCAGCTTTTCCTCAGCCACTATCAGGAATGAGATGATGGAACTGGAGGACCAGGGCTACCTGACTCAGCCCCACACTTCGGCCGGCAGGATTCCGACACCTCAGGCTTATCGATTTTACATCGACTATCTGATGGAACTGGAAGAGCTGACCCGCGAAGAAGAAAAAAAAATCGAAGAAATCCGCAAGGAATACGAGAGCAAGCGTCAGAAGATCAAGGAGGTCCTGAAGAACGCCTCTCACCTTCTGACTGAAATCACCTCTCTTCCTGGCCTTTCACTGATGCCCACCTTTAGCCGCACCCTGTTCAAGAAACTTCAGATGGTGACGCTGGGTGAAGGAAAAATCCTGTTGCTGCTGCTGACCAGGGAAGGCCTCGTTGAGAATCTGATCATCAAAATAGACAGTGAAATTTCGCAGGAACGGCTGGAAGTTCTTTCACAGCGGCTAAATCAGAAACCCGGTTTCTGCCTGGCTGAACTGAAAACCGAGATCGAACTGATCTTCCACGAAGAGCAGGAACATTATCAGCGGGCTCTGCAGAACATCGCCTCAGCCCTGTCAGATAAAATCGAAGGACTGGGAAATCAGGAAATCATGTTTGAAGGGGCCTCCAGCATGATGAAGCTTCCTGAATTCCAGGATACAAAGAAGCTGGAAATGATCTTCAAGCTGATCGAAGAAAAAGAAGAGCTGATCAAGCTGCTTAACGATTGCATCACTTCAGAAGGCGTGCAGGTGATCATAGGCAACGAACGGAATGCTGAAAAATTCCGTGACCTCACTTTCATCTCAGCTCCCTTCAGAGTCAGCCCCAACACCTGCGGCAGCATAGGAATTATCGGGCCGAACCGGATCCAATATGGCCGCATCATCACAGCGGTTTCTGAAATTTCAAAAAAACTCAGTGAAATTCTAGAGAAACTATAA
- the groL gene encoding chaperonin GroEL (60 kDa chaperone family; promotes refolding of misfolded polypeptides especially under stressful conditions; forms two stacked rings of heptamers to form a barrel-shaped 14mer; ends can be capped by GroES; misfolded proteins enter the barrel where they are refolded when GroES binds) translates to MSKKLLFEADARAALEKGMNMLANAVKVTLGPKGCNVVLDKKFGTPSISSDGVTIAKEIELDDHFENMGAQLIKEAATKTQDTAGDGTTTATVLAQAMIKEGLKNVAAGSNPMVIRRGIYKAVDACVEGIKKRAKPIKDSKEISEVATISASDEKTGKWIADAMDKVGKDGVITIEENQGIETTLTVVEGMQFDKGYISPYMVSDTERMVATLDDPYILITDQKISSMKDLLPLLEKVVQNSKPMLIIAEDVDGEALATLVVNKLRGTLNCVAVKAPGFGDRRKAMLDDIAILTNGRRISEEFGLKLEKATLENLGRAKRVTIDKENTTIVEGHGKAEDVKKRISAIRNEIETTTSEYDKEKLQERLAKLAGGVAVVKVGAATETEMKEKKARIEDALSATRAAVEEGIVPGGGTILLNLCSDLDKIKADNREEEIGIAIVRRALEEPVRQIAKNAGFEPSVVVENIRKHNKEGWGFNAMTGEYADMTKAGIVDPAKVTRCCVQNAASVAAMLLTTEVLIADKPEKKSAPMGGGGGMPGGMPYGDMD, encoded by the coding sequence ATGTCCAAGAAACTGTTGTTCGAAGCTGATGCACGTGCAGCTCTTGAAAAAGGTATGAACATGCTGGCCAATGCAGTGAAAGTCACCCTCGGCCCCAAAGGCTGCAATGTGGTGCTTGACAAGAAATTCGGCACTCCCTCAATCTCCAGCGACGGCGTGACCATTGCCAAGGAAATCGAACTCGATGACCATTTCGAGAATATGGGTGCCCAGCTGATCAAGGAAGCCGCCACAAAGACCCAGGACACAGCCGGCGACGGCACCACCACCGCCACGGTGCTTGCCCAGGCCATGATCAAGGAAGGCCTGAAGAACGTGGCAGCAGGATCGAATCCGATGGTCATCCGCCGCGGCATCTACAAAGCAGTGGACGCCTGCGTGGAAGGCATCAAGAAGAGAGCCAAACCCATTAAAGACAGCAAGGAAATCAGCGAAGTCGCCACCATCTCAGCCAGCGACGAGAAGACCGGCAAATGGATCGCTGATGCCATGGACAAAGTCGGAAAAGACGGAGTCATCACGATTGAAGAGAATCAGGGCATCGAAACCACACTCACAGTCGTGGAAGGCATGCAGTTCGACAAGGGCTACATCTCACCCTACATGGTTTCTGACACAGAGAGAATGGTCGCCACTCTTGATGATCCATACATTCTGATCACAGACCAGAAAATTTCCAGCATGAAAGACCTGCTGCCCCTGCTCGAGAAAGTCGTGCAGAACAGCAAGCCCATGCTGATCATAGCCGAAGACGTGGACGGCGAAGCGCTGGCCACCCTTGTGGTGAACAAGCTGCGCGGAACCCTGAACTGCGTTGCAGTCAAAGCACCCGGTTTCGGCGACAGGCGCAAGGCCATGCTCGACGACATCGCCATTCTCACCAACGGACGCCGCATTTCCGAGGAATTCGGCCTGAAACTTGAGAAAGCCACCCTCGAAAATCTCGGCCGCGCCAAGAGAGTGACGATTGACAAAGAAAACACCACCATCGTCGAAGGCCATGGAAAAGCCGAAGATGTCAAGAAGAGAATCTCAGCGATCAGAAACGAGATCGAGACCACCACGAGCGAGTATGACAAGGAAAAGCTCCAGGAGAGACTGGCCAAGCTTGCCGGCGGCGTTGCAGTAGTTAAAGTCGGCGCAGCTACTGAGACTGAAATGAAGGAAAAGAAAGCCAGAATCGAAGACGCGCTTTCCGCAACACGCGCAGCCGTTGAAGAAGGCATCGTTCCGGGCGGCGGCACGATTCTGCTCAACCTCTGCAGTGATCTGGACAAGATCAAGGCCGACAACCGCGAAGAAGAGATCGGCATCGCCATCGTCAGAAGAGCACTTGAAGAACCGGTCCGGCAGATCGCCAAGAACGCCGGATTCGAACCTTCCGTAGTTGTGGAGAATATCCGCAAGCACAACAAGGAAGGCTGGGGTTTCAACGCCATGACAGGCGAATACGCAGACATGACCAAAGCCGGTATCGTTGATCCGGCGAAGGTCACCCGCTGCTGCGTGCAGAACGCCGCTTCAGTGGCAGCCATGCTGCTCACTACAGAAGTGCTGATCGCAGACAAACCGGAAAAGAAATCCGCGCCCATGGGTGGCGGCGGTGGTATGCCCGGTGGCATGCCATACGGAGACATGGACTGA
- the groES gene encoding co-chaperone GroES translates to MNLKPLANRVVVKPMKQEEVTKSGIVLPDTASKERPQEGKVVAVGPGKLLESGKREPLEVKENDKIIFSKYAGTEIKIQEEDYLILTDSDILAIIDKK, encoded by the coding sequence ATGAATCTGAAACCACTGGCAAACAGAGTCGTCGTGAAACCCATGAAACAGGAAGAGGTCACCAAGAGCGGAATCGTTCTTCCTGACACAGCCTCCAAAGAAAGACCCCAGGAAGGCAAAGTAGTCGCAGTAGGTCCCGGCAAACTTCTGGAGAGCGGCAAGAGAGAACCGCTGGAAGTCAAGGAAAACGATAAAATCATTTTTTCCAAGTACGCAGGGACCGAAATCAAGATCCAAGAGGAAGATTACCTGATCCTGACCGACAGTGATATCCTCGCCATCATCGACAAAAAGTAA
- a CDS encoding adenylate/guanylate cyclase domain-containing protein, whose protein sequence is MSSKVLTIMITDIKGYTARSSESSREDLLDLLEKHEKLLIPVIGHFEGKLIKTIGDAFLATFESATNAVLCGIMMQETLRNYNSMKAENEKIAVRVAINTGEVELRDNDIYGDAVNLTARIEGITVAGEVYFSESVYMSMNKSEVPSSEIGFHVFKGIPEQVKVFRVVQDRDSDDYRRLIQRLEKIKEKADSGIADTPFWKIRVPVKFLYTAFVTLALLVALFWYEYVFRSNSLVELSSQISAIRAKTGNGSGSYECRRALKLAREMHSRFPEENLTAGSVFDAVEINLERQIRDGRIADADAFLKSSAKEFRDIEFSRLEILVLIAEAEQLVAQKKYQDAVIHYLLLLKTDSGSVRVCRSLVEKFENIVIDQLSQENLLALKKALFQSALTLCRAGEFFPGEILYLYLSTGYWDPECAGTDLAEETAGYLTKLDPVKSYAEACLRMRSELLQVRKNALELLNRMKDQDIKSYSVYLALFHFMNLTRLSPEGGELEKQALSDSVGYLKTRSGAPDWQDLKQSLEVAVIHKVAALSCESDGITDIIDLLIDKFRKEMEPSLTIWSSIAGDGNLVYNSYLIMKKLDLLSRLDLMKFFHESLLRGIDPVKEPSSYRKLFNEALPFFLSECSKGRKTEAFNAAKDSYHRLEPIYRNVISSIGEIEGAEKHAIEVKSMLDSLNSSFPEITDGNGN, encoded by the coding sequence ATGAGTTCAAAAGTTCTGACCATAATGATAACTGACATCAAGGGCTATACAGCACGCAGTTCAGAGTCCTCCAGGGAAGACCTGCTTGACCTTCTGGAGAAGCACGAAAAGCTGCTGATTCCAGTAATCGGACACTTTGAAGGCAAGCTGATCAAGACCATCGGAGACGCCTTCCTCGCCACTTTCGAGTCAGCGACAAACGCGGTTTTATGCGGAATCATGATGCAGGAAACGCTGAGAAATTACAATTCCATGAAAGCCGAAAACGAAAAGATCGCAGTCAGGGTCGCGATCAACACTGGAGAAGTAGAGCTGAGGGATAACGATATCTATGGGGATGCTGTGAATCTTACGGCAAGGATTGAGGGCATCACAGTCGCAGGTGAGGTTTATTTCTCTGAGTCAGTTTACATGTCGATGAACAAATCAGAGGTTCCCTCCAGCGAAATCGGGTTTCACGTATTCAAAGGCATCCCTGAACAGGTGAAAGTGTTCAGGGTGGTTCAGGACAGGGATTCAGATGACTATCGCAGGCTGATTCAGAGACTGGAAAAAATCAAGGAGAAAGCCGATTCTGGAATCGCGGATACACCCTTCTGGAAGATCAGGGTTCCTGTGAAGTTCCTTTATACTGCTTTCGTGACTCTGGCACTGCTGGTTGCTCTTTTCTGGTATGAGTATGTTTTCCGCTCGAATTCCCTGGTTGAGCTGTCCAGCCAGATTTCTGCGATCAGGGCGAAGACAGGAAACGGATCCGGCAGTTACGAGTGCAGAAGAGCGCTGAAACTAGCCAGAGAAATGCACAGCCGGTTTCCAGAGGAAAATCTTACTGCAGGTTCGGTGTTTGACGCAGTTGAAATCAATCTCGAGCGGCAGATCAGGGATGGAAGGATCGCAGATGCAGATGCTTTTCTCAAGAGTTCGGCCAAAGAATTTCGTGATATTGAGTTCAGCAGGCTTGAGATACTTGTGCTGATAGCTGAAGCTGAGCAGCTGGTCGCTCAAAAAAAGTATCAGGATGCAGTGATTCATTACCTTTTACTCCTGAAGACTGACAGTGGGAGTGTCAGGGTCTGTCGCTCTCTGGTTGAGAAATTTGAAAACATAGTGATTGACCAGCTTTCGCAGGAAAACCTCCTCGCGCTGAAAAAAGCGCTCTTTCAATCTGCGCTGACCCTGTGCCGTGCCGGGGAATTTTTCCCCGGAGAAATCCTGTATCTTTACCTTTCGACCGGATACTGGGACCCTGAGTGCGCAGGCACGGACCTGGCCGAAGAAACTGCAGGGTACCTGACTAAGCTGGATCCGGTTAAGAGTTATGCCGAAGCCTGCCTCAGGATGCGATCCGAACTGCTCCAGGTAAGGAAAAATGCCCTGGAACTGCTGAATAGGATGAAGGACCAGGACATCAAAAGCTATTCGGTTTATCTTGCACTTTTCCATTTCATGAATCTGACCAGGCTTTCCCCTGAAGGAGGGGAACTGGAAAAGCAGGCACTTTCAGATTCCGTCGGTTATTTAAAGACCCGCTCCGGAGCGCCGGACTGGCAGGATTTGAAACAGAGCCTCGAAGTGGCTGTCATCCACAAGGTGGCGGCTCTGAGCTGCGAATCAGATGGGATCACAGACATTATTGATCTCCTGATTGACAAATTCAGGAAGGAAATGGAACCTTCGCTGACCATCTGGAGCAGCATCGCAGGTGACGGCAATCTGGTTTACAATTCCTACCTGATCATGAAAAAGCTTGATCTTCTGAGCAGGCTCGACCTAATGAAATTTTTTCATGAGAGTCTGCTGCGGGGAATCGATCCTGTCAAGGAGCCATCGAGTTATAGAAAGCTATTCAATGAAGCACTGCCTTTTTTTTTGTCGGAATGTTCAAAAGGCCGGAAAACAGAAGCATTCAATGCTGCGAAGGATTCTTATCACCGTCTGGAACCGATCTACCGGAATGTGATATCCTCGATCGGAGAGATTGAGGGAGCGGAAAAACATGCAATCGAAGTTAAAAGCATGCTGGACAGCCTGAACTCATCATTTCCTGAAATCACTGACGGAAACGGAAATTAA